In Labrus mixtus chromosome 3, fLabMix1.1, whole genome shotgun sequence, a single window of DNA contains:
- the il23r gene encoding interleukin-23 receptor isoform X1: MNLYSTIWKYILVFSLSIKDCPVHPADLVIFNGLGNLTVEPASPFLLGSNLTVYCHVTECKQRSKILLQHDGNTLALSDRVNCNTAIFNLIHVKVSNSSVLCKLSTDDKLKIVNGLVLRGGYRPDKPEVILCETTRSSASIGCSWSKGRETHLETVYNISINSKFLFYVFSRENGTQVEFYQIQGAAVITIPRAKINGNSTYELIITAYNQLGVSKSDPFILCVKDIVIPEPPRIMLTGYLDSTAAVLRWKPTESPELLRLCVRLHSDKNSWEAGEVSQPSEGLIKVEGLKPLTNYEFQVRTCILTSGPMHSNMSCFTPPSASSKRLFCSKWSSSVRGRSPGKGLSKQLHVWRILGHKGKKGLQMVTVLWKHPNPEDYSGKVQRFEISLGNEQKQNVTANLSQCSVPLSAEVQALSVSAVTLYGTSPPAEVPFRQSGHSGPVLRDFAPASNGSAVSVSWSWPENKRWLSSGDELLHYVLEWTSVPVAVLQWDKVDKDESKTAVTGLTAGVRYNVSVFAVTSRGVSAPSSRLVYSKEQKPQSGPKVSILVHEARQIQIQWDELPVDQQRGFMVNYTIYLQTLDSSNTEHRVTVSGSELRRRWLDCPHGALALQMTASTSAGEGPRGSRISSQPATSVVSLVIVMAFIVTLFIGIIAYLLCWSCVRERVKQKCISWGLDCVGEKLPKPGNSFAIRLLKVTEVSWHSHFLLFDRNFSHHNKQKDNCNKLDQHHK, from the exons ATGAATCTCTACTCAACCATTTGGAAATATAttcttgttttcagtttatCCATCAAAG ATTGTCCTGTGCACCCGGCTGATTTGGTGATCTTCAATGGACTCGGCAACCTGACAGTAGAACCAGCTTCACCCTTCCTCCTGGGTTCAAACCTGACCGTGTACTGTCACGTCACAGAGTGCAAACAAAG gAGCAAAATATTACTGCAACACGACGGAAACACTCTGGCTCTTTCAGACAGAGTAAACTGCAACACTGCAATTTTCAATCTGATTCATGTCAAGGTGTCAAATTCTTCAGTGCTGTGCAAATTGTCGACCGATGATAAGTTGAAGATTGTAAATGGACTGGTCCTACGTGGCGGCT ACCGTCCAGATAAACCTGAAGTTATTCTTTGTGAAACCACGAGGAGTTCAGCTTCTATAGGCTGCTCATGGTCGAAAGGACGGGAGACACACCTTGAAACTGtttacaacatttcaatcaacaG caagtttcttttttatgtcttttccAGAGAAAATGGAACCCAGGTAGAGTTCTATCAGATCCAAGGTGCTGCAGTAATCACCATCCCCAGGGCAAAGATCAATGGAAACTCTACGTACGAGTTAATAATCACTGCTTACAATCAGCTTGGAGTCTCAAAGTCTGACCCATTCATACTCTGTGTGAAGGATATAG TGATACCAGAGCCCCCTCGAATTATGCTAACAGGGTATTTGGACTCCACTGCAGCTGTTTTGCGATGGAAACCAACAGAATCCCCAGAGCTTCTCAGACTCTGTGTCAGGCTtcactcagataaaaactcctgG GAAGCTGGAGAGGTATCACAGCCCAGTGAGGGTCTGATAAAAGTGGAAGGTCTCAAGCCTCTGACTAATTATGAGTTCCAAGTGAGAACATGTATCTTAACATCAGGACCGATGCATTCAAACATGTCCTGCTTCACCCCACCATCAGCCTCAAGCAAAAGGTTGTTCTGCAGTAAATGGAGCTCATCTGTGAGGGGGAGAAGCCCTGGAAAAG GTTTATCAAAGCAGCTGCACGTCTGGAGGATTCTAGGCCACAAGGGGAAGAAGGGGCTGCAGATGGTGACGGTGTTGTGGAAG CATCCAAATCCAGAAGATTACAGTGGAAAGGTGCAACGATTTGAAATCTCTCTGGGCAATGAGcagaaacaaaatgtgacagCTAATCTGAGCCAGTGTTCAGTCCCGTTATCAGCAGAGGTCCAGGCGCTCAGTGTGAGTGCAGTCACCTTGTATGGGACATCTCCACCTGCAGAAGTGCCCTTCAGACAGTCAG gtcATTCTGGACCTGTTTTGAGAGACTTTGCTCCTGCATCTAATGGCAGCGCCGTGTCTGTCTCCTGGTCGTGGCCTGAGAACAAACGTTGGTTATCATCTGGAGATGAACTGCTGCACTATGTGTTAGAATGGACGAGTGTTCCTGTGGCCGTGCTGCAGTGGGACAAAGTGGACAAAGATGAGAGCAAAACAGCAGTCACAG GCCTGACTGCAGGTGTGAGGTACAAcgtctctgtgtttgctgtgacCAGCAGAGGTGTCAGCGCTCCATCGTCTCGTCTCGTCTACTCCAAAGAACAGA agccACAGTCCGGTCCCAAAGTGTCAATACTGGTCCACGAGGCCAGACAGATCCAGATCCAGTGGGATGAGCTGCCTGTAGACCAGCAGAGAGGCTTCATGGTAAACTACACCATCTATCTCCAAACACTGGACTCCAGCAACACCGAACACAGAG TGACGGTGTCTGGCTCCGAACTCAGACGGAGGTGGCTGGACTGTCCTCATGGAGCTCTGGCTCTGCAGATGACAGCTTCCACCTCAGCAGGAGAAGGACCGCGAGGGAGCCGGATCTCCTCTCAGCCTGCGACCTCCGTAG TCAGCCTGGTGATTGTGATGGCTTTCATCGTCACCCTCTTTATAGGGATCATAGCTTACCTGCTGTGCTGGAGCTGTGTGAGAGAAAG
- the LOC132972026 gene encoding cytochrome P450 2J2-like codes for METIKSVLGFEWMDGRSILIFLFVFVLIVNFLKKKPLKGFPPGPRALPLIGDLHHIDPRRMHLQFTEFAEKYGKIFSLQLFGGRVVVINGYKLVREALVQKGEDYVDRPFVPILDAMVGNRGLVMSNGNLWKQQRRFALHTLRNFGLGKKTLEPSIQQEGQYLTEAFANHKGQPFNAQQLISNTVSNIICCLVFGDRYEYADKWYQSMLQDFSEIVNLEGSLGVQMYNTLPWLMKWLPGSHQKSFSLLQRIIDFIEMKIKEHRESLDPSSPRDYIDCFLTEMGEKEDKDSGFDIKNLCFCTMDLFGGGTETTTTTLHWGLLYMIYYPKIQERVQAEIDAVIDSSRVPSLNDKEDMPYTNAVVHEIQRMGNILPLNVARMATKDTTLDKYTIPKGTIVMATLNSVLHDETMWETPHSFNPQHFLDQDGQFRKREAFLPFSAGKRVCPGEQLARTEVFLFFTSLLQRFSLSAPDGEQPSLEFVLGGVRCPKPYRLCAVPR; via the exons ATGGAGACTATCAAAAGTGTCCTCGGGTTTGAGTGGATGGACGGCAGaagtattttaatatttctgtttgtttttgtgctaattgtcaactttttgaagaaaaaaccGCTGAAAGGCTTTCCCCCCGGACCGCGGGCTCTCCCTTTGATCGGGGACCTTCATCACATCGACCCCAGGAGGATGCACCTGCAGTTCACAGAG TTTGCAGAGAAATATGGAAAGATTTTCAGCCTGCAGCTCTTTGGTGGAAGAGTTGTGGTCATCAATGGATACAAGCTTGTGAGGGAGGCCCTGGTCCAAAAAGGGGAGGACTACGTCGATCGCCCCTTCGTACCTATTTTAGATGCAATGGTTGGAAACAGAG GTCTGGTGATGTCAAACGGCAATCTATGGAAGCAACAGAGGAGATTCGCTCTTCATACTCTCAGGAACTTTGGATTGGGCAAGAAGACCCTGGAGCCATCCATCCAGCAGGAGGGCCAATATCTCACCGAGGCTTTTGCCAATCACAAAg GACAGCCTTTTAATGCCCAGCAGCTGATATCCAATACTGTGTCCAACATCATCTGCTGCCTGGTGTTTGGGGATCGCTATGAATACGCTGACAAGTGGTACCAGAGTATGCTTCAGGACTTTAGTGAGATTGTGAACTTAGAGGGAAGTCTTGGTGTACAG ATGTACAACACTTTGCCCTGGCTGATGAAGTGGTTGCCTGGATCTCACCAAAAGTCTTTCAGTCTGTTACAAAGGATCATTGACTTCATAGAAATGAAGATcaaagaacacagagagagtctTGACCCGTCCTCACCAAGAGACTACATCGACTGCTTCCTCACAGAGATGGGAGAG AAGGAGGACAAAGACTCTGGTTTTGATATCaagaatttgtgtttttgcaccaTGGACCTGTTTGGTGGCGGAACTGAAACTACTACAACTACTCTACACTGGGGACTGCTGTACATGATCTACTACCCTAAAatacaag AGAGAGTCCAGGCTGAGATAGACGCTGTGATTGATTCATCCAGAGTGCCCTCTCTAAATGACAAAGAAGACATGCCCTATACTAACGCAGTCGTTCATGAGATCCAGAGAATGGGCAACATCCTTCCCCTTAATGTGGCCCGCATGGCAACCAAGGACACCACACTCGACAAGTACACAATCCCAAAG GGCACCATCGTCATGGCCACCCTGAACTCGGTTCTTCACGATGAGACGATGTGGGAAACTCCGCACTCCTTCAACCCTCAACACTTTCTGGATCAAGACGGCCAGTTTAGGAAGAGAGAggccttccttcctttctcagCAG GGAAGCGTGTGTGTCCCGGGGAGCAGCTGGCCAGGACAGAAGTATTCCTCTTTTTTACCTCCCTTCTCCAgaggttttctctctctgcaccgGACGGAGAGCAGCCCAGTCTGGAGTTCGTGTTAGGAGGCGTTCGCTGTCCCAAACCTTACCGCCTCTGTGCTGTACCCCGATAA